A genomic stretch from Croceibacterium aestuarii includes:
- a CDS encoding RNA methyltransferase has product MQESDDAPVIVLVRPQLGENIGKAARAMLNFGLAEMRLVEPRDGWPNPSAGPAASGADVVLEKAQVFSSVAEAVADCAHVYATTVRKRGVTKPVLTPEQAAREMAGSNRGRSAILFGPERSGLETDDVALARTIVTVPINPEFGSLNLAQAVILCAYEWSKTQTLVQPTAEDLLPPAPQDELEGLIVHFEELLESAGYFRPASRASATRRTLRGVLTKPGWNHLEIRTLRGVLSALGRKSEKSNSRNIR; this is encoded by the coding sequence ATGCAGGAGAGTGATGACGCCCCGGTCATCGTGCTGGTCCGTCCGCAGCTCGGCGAGAACATCGGCAAGGCGGCGCGCGCGATGCTCAACTTCGGACTCGCCGAAATGCGCCTGGTCGAGCCGCGGGACGGCTGGCCCAATCCCTCCGCCGGCCCCGCCGCGAGTGGCGCCGATGTGGTGCTCGAGAAAGCCCAGGTCTTTTCCTCTGTAGCGGAAGCAGTGGCCGACTGCGCGCATGTCTACGCGACGACCGTGCGCAAGCGCGGAGTCACCAAGCCGGTGCTGACCCCCGAGCAGGCGGCACGCGAGATGGCTGGAAGCAATCGCGGCCGCAGCGCGATCCTTTTCGGGCCCGAGCGCTCAGGTCTCGAAACCGATGACGTTGCACTGGCCAGAACGATCGTGACGGTGCCCATCAATCCGGAGTTCGGCTCGCTCAACCTTGCCCAGGCCGTGATCCTGTGCGCTTACGAGTGGTCGAAGACGCAGACGCTCGTGCAGCCTACGGCGGAGGACCTCCTTCCGCCCGCCCCGCAGGACGAACTCGAAGGCCTCATCGTACATTTCGAGGAACTGCTGGAATCGGCCGGCTACTTCCGACCTGCGAGCCGGGCGTCCGCGACCCGGCGCACCTTGCGCGGCGTGCTGACCAAGCCAGGCTGGAACCATCTCGAAATCAGGACGCTACGCGGCGTCCTTTCCGCACTGGGCCGGAAAAGCGAAAAGTCAAACAGCCGTAATATCCGATAA